A region of Schistosoma mansoni strain Puerto Rico chromosome 1, complete genome DNA encodes the following proteins:
- a CDS encoding putative g-protein coupled receptor fragment translates to MNFSNLTIQLFEFNESIDPIWLSTLILLGSVSLLGTIGNLLVLGVYIQQHFWPHLHLKYRHIYYHHQKLSLINTNELCNTSYLHEDNGNNHNDHIIQIHESNEQLFTKTTGTPTFFILVLACVDLMVCCFVVPLTFYMEYIHLQPSTDIWCKAHAFLNICNIMFSSLLIIAIALERYLTICHPLRRILTMKRAKYLTLSLAIFCIVYGILGALHHSLGVTKDEPDIQQCCDTPEISNVTYLEILTYDILQKVQYVIYGREIELDRKQ, encoded by the exons atgaatttttcaaatttaactattcaattatttgaatttaatgAATCCATTGATCCAATCTGGTTATCTACATTAATTCTACTTGGTTCTGTATCATTATTAGGTACAATTGGTAATTTACTTGTATTAGGTGTTTATATACAACAACATTTTTGGCCACATTTACATTTAAAATATAGAcatatttattatcatcatcaaaaatTAAGTTTAATAAATACCAATGAATTATGTAATACATCATACCTTCATGAAGATAATGGTAACAATCATAATGATCATATTATACAAATTCATGAATCCAATGAACAATTATTTACTAAAACAACAGGTACACCAACATTTTTTATTCTTGTCTTAGCATGTGTTGATTTAATGGTATGTTGTTTTGTTGTACCATTAACATTCTATATGGAATATATACATTTACAACCATCAACAGATATATGGTGTAAAGCGCATGcatttttaaatatatgtaacatcatgtTTAGTTCATTATTAATTATAGCTATTGCATTAGAACGTTACCTAACTATATGTCATCCATTACGTCGTATATTAACAATGAAACGTGCAAAATATTTAACTTTAAGTTTAGCAATTTTTTGTATTGTATATGGTATACTTGGTGCATTACATCATAGTTTAGGTGTAACTAAAGATGAACCAGATATTCAACAATGTTGTGATACACCAGAAATATCTAATGTTACTTATCTAGAAATATTAACTTATGATATATTACAAAAAG TTCAATATGTAATCTATGGACGTGAAATTGAACTTGACCGTAAACAATGA